The genomic interval TTTCTGGGCTTTTTGAGAAAGAGGTAAAGGATGTTAATATCATAAATGAATTTTATCGAGGAACAATCAGCTGGAGTTGTTTGGACGATGAACACTCTGTTGCCTTGTGTGCTATTACAGGATGTCTCAGAAAGGAAAATCAGGTTTACATCAAACTATTCACCTAATGTTCTGTTTGAGCATCTAGCGGACATTGTCAGACAAATGGACCTTCAGATTCAGAAGGCACTGGGCAAAGTTAGTCCTATTCTGGATATTCTCATCGAAACTgtcaaacttccattttagaaCGACAACTTATTGTTCTTATCCATTGTCAGTTGAAGGTTGTTCAGAAGCTGGACTCCAAGAACCCAAAGAACACTGGATCACTCTGCGTTTGGATAGAGGTAATTTGATGCACGAGTTAGATAGTGAACTAGTCCATTATCTAATTCaaagaagacatcatgatttcctGTGGCATGCAGGTGTTCGAGCTCAACCCATCTCTTTTTCTTGTAGAATTGATGAAATCACAAGGTGATTCTTCATTGTATAGAAAGGTATTGGATTTACTCgtgattcaaaattttcaaaactccCACATCTACAACTGCTAAGCTCAACTTTCCCTGTTCTTGATTCACAGATGTGCTCAAAGTTATCAGGAAATTTGGGAATGGCTAAAGACGAGCAGCTACCGAAGAGACAAACGGGAACAATGGAGGAAGGGGAGGTGCCTTGCTCCGTTGTGACGCAGGATAGTTTTGGTACGTGAGTGTATTGTGGAGTGAAAGGGTGTACATAACAGTAGTAACTTGATGTATGGGGCAACCAAGTTTTCTTTACTGGAAAATGGCACTAGTAATCTCACAAGAAGCATTGCCGATAGCTATCAAGAGTGACTAAGCAAAATTATTGTGTAGTAATTGAATTCATAATGCTCATGCATCTTGCTTAGATATGAAATCTAAAAACAATAATACAGGATCAATACCAAACGTCAAGTGATTATGAAATTAGCATTCATGATAGTCAAAAGCACAGTATGCATTACATGTACTAGTGCATCCATTCACAGGTGCGCCATACTCGAATTGCATTCAGATAATTTTTTGCATCATAGTTTAGGAGAATACCAATTGCATTCAGATAATTTTTTGCGTCATAGTTTAGGAGAGCATCTCAAGATTTGCCAGTCACACCTGTATTTGCTTTCTTCTCAGTATCTGGCAAACTGAAAGATAATGGCTGCCAACCCGATCGGTGAGGCATAATCCACTTTTTCACATCAGTTATTGCTTGCAATATCTGAAGAACTTCACCTAAAGCAAGATGATTCAGGCATGATTCTCTAATACATGTTGCTGCTCGATACCTGCATAAGATTATCATTTTGATGAAATGAatggaaaaggaaaatcaagcatCTCCAtaaaggaaaaatatatatattacctGCTTGGTGATGTCATAACCGAATGATGCCCTTCTACTGACGATAGAAATTTAAGAACAGCATCCCAAGTAGCCTGGGGATGTTTTGCATGAACATCCATAGTATTCACCCATTTCCAGAGTGCAATATTTTTTCCTACATATAAAGTTAAATTCCCGCCCAACATATGCTTCACAACATGTTTATGTTGGATAGCATAATCTAAGGCTGCCTTAATGTCAAAATTTGGGAAACTCATTTCACCATATCGAATACAATCGACTATATTTGCTTCCGTCGGGATCATTTTGTTGGCTTTTAAGATATGCAAAGCATTTAAAATATTCTGGACCTCGGAAGTTGGCACAGGACACCCTGTGTTTGGTAGTCCATCTTGAGACATACATTTATCTCTGATGGGTGGAAGTGTAGGCAGAGGTGGAGCTGGAGGTCTGTGCATATGTTCAGAAGTCCAAGTGCCATTTTGCACTGGGAAAGAACTCATATTTTGTTTGTTTGAGTAGGTAGCATAGTTATAGTTTGGCGACTTTGTTGAAGACGAATGCCCAGGTTGACTATTAGGCTGTGGAGGCAATAAATCACTTGGTTTTAGTAGCTGAGGCTGATGTGATTTGTGGTTACTAGGAAAGGTATTTCCATGTTCTAGGGCAAAATCAGGCTTAGATGCTGCATAATTTGCTACATGACCACTAGAAGAGTTGGGCCAATTTCCTTGAAAAAACTCATGAGGAGTTACCTTAAAAGGCATTGCTTCAGAAGGCTGAGAAGGTTGCTTTGGAATTGATGACTGAGGAAACAGACTAGTATTCTTCGCTTGCAACCTGTCCTGGAATTCACTACTAGGTATAGTTGAGGGAGATAATTGCTCAGGATTTTTTATATTATTGCTAAATTGTTGGCTACTAACATGAGCAGGAAGGGCTTGGCTTGCCAGCGGCTGATTGACTGTGCATGGCGTCGAGGCTTTACCACTAGTTGACTGGATAGGATTTGATTGTTTCCTTTGTTTCCCTTTTGTGCGATTATCAACTTTGGCATTAGCAGAATAGCCATTAGCTGTATCTTCAATGACTGGCAACACAGCCAATGGCGGACCACCAACCACAAGGTCCTTCCAGTTCCAGACATTCTTTGCTGCTGCAACAAGGGCTTGTGATACATTTGGTGGTTGGGCAAGAAGAATGTTGTATCTCCGAAAACTAAGTTGGTGGAGTGCATTTGAGAAGTCACGATCACCAGATATTAACAAGTAGTTCGCAGGAGGTGGATTATCAACTGCCCAAAGTAACATGTCAACCAAAATCTTCTTATCGCTTGCATCTTTGACGCCTGTGTGACGAAGACCAGGATAAACGTATAAAATGACTGTAAACAAACCTTCTGAAACTACTCAGTACTACTCAACAAATCAGATCTCCGCCTAAGAAAGGGAAACAATGAAGGCTAGCACAAGCACACACTAATCAAAATAGGATTGTAACATTTAAAACCTAGCTTCATATCAAATTGGCCAAATTTCATTTTGCCAAATTTGATAATAGTTTAGCCTTTTTGAAACATTATCCTAGCCTAAAGATTTACTATTGTCCGAAGAAGTAATGTAGAGACCAAATTCAACATGGCATTGGCCATCAAGTTAGTTCTGCAATGGAACCTATTTCTCTTTGTATCCCTTTCTTTGCCCTATGTATTTGATAGGAACAAGTCAAAGAACCAATATCGGGAAGATTTTAATGTCTCATAAAATATGAGAAGTTAGATTAAAGATAGAACTTCCACCAACCATTAAATGCAAATGTCAATTTACTCCATAGCGAACTCTGGATGCTGCCATCAGATGGGTATCTCAATCCCACTCTTGCCCTTTGTTGTATAAAGCAAACCAGTTCTATGGCATGTTCTCCACCAGAAGCTTTGCCAACTTGCTCATGCTCTGCCATAGCAACACCACCGACAAGCAACATCACATTGACAGCTTTAGTGTTTGCACCAACCCCTCCCTCCCACATTTAGCGCTTTATGACATCCATGTCAAACACCTCCATCGTTCCATTTCTGAGCTTCATTCTGATGAGGATCTTCAGTGAAAAGATCCCAAATCTGTACATGTCCGTCCTTGGGTTGAAGTTTTCCATCTTTAGCGGTTTCAATTTCTTGTGACAGTTCATCTTCACAACTAACAAGATTGCATTGGAGACAACTACCACTAATAACTTGTCAATTTCAAAGTCAATTAACCACAACATAAACTCTTTGATGTTCACTTTCTTAGCTGCATCTTTTGTATTTTTCCAAaatccccaacaaaatggaggaGCTGCAGACACCAATGCACTCAAAAGGTGATGTATCCATCATTCCAATTCAACAGAAGCTTCCCTGCTCTGATTTCTATAGGATACAAAGACATATGTTGCAAGCAGATAGCAAAAGAGGTGGATTGTTGCTCCACCATAGCAGACAGCTCTAATAAGCAACAAAGGACTATGCTTGTGTTTTGGAGGGCAATTTCGCTTTCTTTTGTTCAAGCCTTAAGCTACCTATTGTAAGTACCCCAAATTAGTTTTAATGTGGTcaattaagttaagttatgtcctattatatttgatgtcttgtgcctaagtgtgcagaaatttaggtacacaagaagtcgagcggaagacgtaatGGACAAGAAAGATGGCATGGAAagtgcggaagagtacaccgatggataaGAAGGATGCGCGCGGCGTATTCGAGAGATGAGAATCCAAGGAGGAAGCTaactcaaggagaaggtcagaattggatttgggtgagctcaattccgaacaaccggagcatcacccaaagaAGAGCAAAGAAAAGTTAACTATTTGGAGGTAAACAGGTCGAAGGCAGCTAATGGAGGCACCTCAAATGAAGCTGGAGGCGACTCGAATTAAGAACGGAGGTGCCCTGAAGCAACTTCGAGGCGCCCTCGCGTCTCTCGGAGGTGCGCTCAAACATAGAAAGTCGTTGGTTAGCCGTTGGCTGACCGTTGAAGAGTGGATAAAGTTTTCTTCACTTGGAGGCGCCTGAAGTgctttggaggcacctccaagcaacAGTAACTGATCCCAAAAGGCTATAAAAAGCCCCTTGGAGCTAGAAATTATTTAACAACTACTGTATCCAATTCCTAGTTAATTTCTGAGCTATTAAAGAGTGTTTCTctaccttcaacgaaggagatctttttagtgctttcaactgtcttggatttgttagagtatatactaaaagtctagcttttgtataaacatttatttagaaataagaatcacattggtcaagtatctacatttatatatactgagtgtagtcgttcaattaatttatattgcagataacacggtgtgtggtgtcacacacaggagatcgtgttatcggttctttataaattataaagagtaactcacgactaagatgaaaaggaacaaaccattgaaatagtcgtagtataattaggtattagtttatctttactaataaATTGTATTAgtgcactctaagtgtattgagtaagaccatttaaggaaaattctttttatactgacttaataaaataacaagtccttagttattatgaaagtgtgtgctcttaatcctaatataataacaagcacatatttttagtattcatttctttaacttatcaaagggtgagatttagcttgataaatcaaaaggtccgataagttgagaaataatattacttatagtgtgtgttgttgattatagaaggaaactgtgtcctagtaatctaggttgataatgtccccaagaggagctcatatggattgtcatgtcaaaccctgcagtggacttagtccaacatgacgataaggttgagtggtactactcttggactgagatattaattaaaataagttgtcagtaactcaattaattagtggacatccaacatcttaaacacagggagattaacacactcataataaggagcccaaaatgtaattggaGATTGGTgcaatagttcaataataattctttggtggtatgaattattattgatcaaattaagttgtgtgttcggggcgaacatgggaagcttaatttcatcgggaggtcaaactcaatttctcctctcggtccctatcgtaacctcttgtatatagagaattataccaacCTATACcccctttctacccaccttaaggtggtcggtcaagctagcttggagcccaagctagggccggccaaagctaatgGTGGAGACAattttaggtggtcggccaaagcttgggtcaagcttaggtggccgaccacgagaaaataaaaatggatttttattaaaattatttcttatgtggatatcatggttttaaaagagagtttgaaatagaagtatttccttttatagctttctacaaaaaattaagaaaagatttgaaatctttccttatttgtagattaaaagatggattttaattttaagaaaactttccttttttaaccatgtttatgatttaaaagagtttaaaaattaaatatttcttttataagtttctacaaaagattaagaaaatatttgatatctttccttatttgtagattgaaaggagattttaatttttagagataactttcctttttggaaatcatccacatatttaaaagaaagattttaatttataaaatttcctttttacaaaccaccatgaaggaaaaaattattggagaaattttttataaatttccgaaaataaattaagaagttttaatttttgtgttaattaaaactctctttgttttggagattaaagtggtcggc from Zingiber officinale cultivar Zhangliang chromosome 6B, Zo_v1.1, whole genome shotgun sequence carries:
- the LOC121991677 gene encoding meiosis regulator and mRNA stability factor 1-like isoform X1; amino-acid sequence: MGGSSGSVPTGPVVEDEYATVRTSVWWDIENCQVPKACDPHLIAQNISSALAEMGYRGPVSISAFGDTSKIAQPAVQALNSTGIALNHVPAGVKDASDKKILVDMLLWAVDNPPPANYLLISGDRDFSNALHQLSFRRYNILLAQPPNVSQALVAAAKNVWNWKDLVVGGPPLAVLPVIEDTANGYSANAKVDNRTKGKQRKQSNPIQSTSGKASTPCTVNQPLASQALPAHVSSQQFSNNIKNPEQLSPSTIPSSEFQDRLQAKNTSLFPQSSIPKQPSQPSEAMPFKVTPHEFFQGNWPNSSSGHVANYAASKPDFALEHGNTFPSNHKSHQPQLLKPSDLLPPQPNSQPGHSSSTKSPNYNYATYSNKQNMSSFPVQNGTWTSEHMHRPPAPPLPTLPPIRDKCMSQDGLPNTGCPVPTSEVQNILNALHILKANKMIPTEANIVDCIRYGEMSFPNFDIKAALDYAIQHKHVVKHMLGGNLTLYVGKNIALWKWVNTMDVHAKHPQATWDAVLKFLSSVEGHHSVMTSPSRYRAATCIRESCLNHLALGEVLQILQAITDVKKWIMPHRSGWQPLSFSLPDTEKKANTGVTGKS
- the LOC121991677 gene encoding meiosis regulator and mRNA stability factor 1-like isoform X2, giving the protein MGGSSGSVPTGPVVEDEYATVRTSVWWDIENCQVPKACDPHLIAQNISSALAEMGYRGPVSISAFGDTSKIAQPAVQALNSTGIALNHVPAGVKDASDKKILVDMLLWAVDNPPPANYLLISGDRDFSNALHQLSFRRYNILLAQPPNVSQALVAAAKNVWNWKDLVVGGPPLAVLPVIEDTANGYSANAKVDNRTKGKQRKQSNPIQSTSGKASTPCTVNQPLASQALPAHDRLQAKNTSLFPQSSIPKQPSQPSEAMPFKVTPHEFFQGNWPNSSSGHVANYAASKPDFALEHGNTFPSNHKSHQPQLLKPSDLLPPQPNSQPGHSSSTKSPNYNYATYSNKQNMSSFPVQNGTWTSEHMHRPPAPPLPTLPPIRDKCMSQDGLPNTGCPVPTSEVQNILNALHILKANKMIPTEANIVDCIRYGEMSFPNFDIKAALDYAIQHKHVVKHMLGGNLTLYVGKNIALWKWVNTMDVHAKHPQATWDAVLKFLSSVEGHHSVMTSPSRYRAATCIRESCLNHLALGEVLQILQAITDVKKWIMPHRSGWQPLSFSLPDTEKKANTGVTGKS